The region tccagacacatttaaatgacatctGTCATTCAGGATCATCCTGACCCTCCAGGTGCTCACATGATCAGAGCCAAAATCTGAGTGACAGACCAGCTGATAACATCTGTATGTTGCCAGCTGATGAAAGGGTTAGGGTGACAGAGTTTGTCTCAGACTAATGATCCCTTTTGACTCCATCGACAGATCGAAGACGCCTTTGAGCAGCTGCCGGGCTTCAAGAACGTTTACATTGTCGAGTTCAGGTTTGATTTACACGCacatttaaattattcagtCCTATTACATCCAAAGTGGAGTAACAGCCACCATCATGCTTGTGTCCTCAGGCCTCAGAAGGACCTTGACAGGTGAGTGTTTGTGTCAACAGctgtgatcagctgatcagaacTGACTGAAGTAactcttctctttgttgtgtctgaagctcTGTATTACACAGTAACTGATTTCGTCAGATTCCCCCCTCCCTTTCACCTCTGCTCCACTTTCTACTTAATGTCCTTAACAATAGTCATCATCTCTTAAGTGGGATAAGAGGCTGCTCCATCTGCAGCTGTCGCAGGATTAACTGTGAAAGGTTACGGCAGGTTTGCACCCCCGTCAATGTGTGACTGCAGAGCTCAGAGACTTGTAAACTCACCTGTGAGGTGAAGCCTGAAGCTCAGAGCCAACAGGAGGAAAGTGATCCGGTCATAAAGTTTTCGGGTCCTGgtcagagagagaagcagactAATAGACAGAATGAACAGATGTTTAACCATCATGTTCTTTCATGTTCACTGAACAGTGACAACAGATAAAATCTGTTTAAGGCTCCACAGTGACATTCATTTCATCATGTAACTGACTCACCTGAACCAACAGATGTTCTCATGTCTTTTTCACCAAACGTGTCATTTTGAGCTGCATCCATTTAGAGTGCTAGATAAAGACTTTAATTATCCTGAAGGAAATTTACAGCAAGAAATTTTCTTAAgttcttgtttttcttaaagATTAAACTGAGTCCGTCTGTTTGAGTACAGAGGAGAAAACCCATCAGCGTCACTTGTCCTCTTTCCTCTCAGGGGTCTGGTGGTCCTGGTCCATTATGCCATAACTCTGGAAGTTGATGCTGGCGGCATTTCCAACGAGACGCTGGACTTCATCTCCTTTAAGAACAACATGGTGGAGAAAAACTACCCTGGAGCGGCCGAGCAGCCCACTGTCGTCTACACTATTACAGACTTCCGCAACTACATCACGGAGGCGCTGCACAAAGACAACTTCATGACCAACAGCAGCCTGGAGAACGGTACGACAGCAGAACCAGGTGAGACCAGAGGACAGACCAAAGTTCTGACTCTAACAGAGTGTAACGTTTCTTCTCTGCAGCACAAAACTTGTTGCTACCTGTGAAGCCTACGAGCCAACCGGCAGATGTCGACGACAACATGGTGAGTGCAGCAGTAACACAGACGTCCGTGTTTATCCTCATTTGTAAAATCTGACCAACCAGACGCCATTACAGcttcaaaggtcagaggtcagggttGATCAGTTGGAATCACGAATCTGTGAAAGGTGTTAAACGTGCAGTTGTCGGAGGAACAAACTGAGCCCAAGGTCTGTTCTCAGGACAACGTTCTGGCAGCAGAAAAGCCTCCTGATGCTCCGAGCCACGAGGTGGACAGGAGCGATGTGTACCTGAAGAAGGACGACTTTCTGTTTAACCCCTTCCACTCCTGGAAAGGCCTGCAGGGCGGTGAAATGAGCGAGAACGACGTCTTCATGTTTGACGAGAGCACGGCTCCACCACAGCCCACTGAATCTGACAAGATGTTTAACCTGGAGCTGAGTCTCGACAGTAAGTGaaagtattttatatataaatataattcagGAACCAAGTGTATCAtatctgataaaataaaattaacttaGTGTCATCAGATCatcaatatcatcatcatcaacatcactgcaaaagaaaaacagaaccgGTCTAATGAGTGAAAGAAATACTGCTGCTCATCAATCTAAAATCAGAAAATGGCCTGGAGTTAAAATCAGAGTCTAAAGATAAAACAGGTCGTTCTTCTGATGATGTGGTCTCCATCAAAAAATGTGTCTCTCGgttctcagtgtgtgttcctgttcctgttgttCTGGGCTTAGTGGACTTAGATCCCAGCAGTAAAATGTCCCATGTGTTTATCTTCTTCACAGATACTGGAAATATTGAAGATGAGGGATTCCTCCTTAATAATGCTCCTGGTGCTGGGGACGATACCCCCAGAGGGGACCATGCAGTCAGTCCTGTAGGTTCCgctgtgcccccccccaaaccacTGAAAACTCAGACTGGCACTGAGAACACGTTGGATGATGGATCTGGCTCTGGCTTCTCTGGAGACGGCCAGGGAGCTGATCTCTGGTCCTGGCAACCTATGGTGACATCTGACAGGACTGGATTTTACAATGTGGAGGATGGCAGCCTGGATATTCTGCCACCACCTGATCTGGAGGAgactgatgaggaggatgaaggtcAGGACGGGGAGGGAGTTGTTCAGTTCCCAGCCACAGAGAATGATGATGAATTAGCAACAACAGAATCCCCTGAAGTCTCTTTACCCACAGCAGGAGTTCCCGTTTCTGATGAGTCCCTGTCAAATGGAGGTTTTGAGGAAACTATTCTGGGTCAGGTCTTGGTCACACCGCACATCAGCACTGACCCGCGgtacacaaccacaacacacgTGCCTGTTTTTTCATCCAAAGGAACTTTGACTGTTGAACTCTCAGTGCAAACAGTTGAAGCATCAGGTGTTTATGATGACTACATGCTAACCAAACCACATTTGATGATGGTGCCAGCCACAGGTTCTCCTGGACCTGAAACCAGGACCCCTGAGGCCTCTACAGCACCGACAGATTCACCTGTCCATATGGAAGAAACCACTGAAGAGGTGAAAGTGATTTCTGAAGCAGAGACGGGTCCAGTTCTCACATCTACGTCTCTAACAGAAGGAGATGTAGCAGAGATGGAAGAACTCGAGTTCAGTCTTTCTCCTGAAGTCTCCAATTCTGACTCCTCCTCAAACAAAGAGTTGCTTCCTATGGAACTCCAGGCACTCCGGGAATCGAGTTCTGAAATAATCACGGAACAACCATTGCAGTTTGGACCTGCAAGTCGTGCTGAGGTTGAGAGTTTGGAAGAGCAACACATTGAAACCATTGGTCCTTCACCCACAGCAACACCGGTCCTGGACAGAGACGTCGTCGTGGATAAAGTCATGGTTATCACCACTGTGACTGTGGCTCCGGAGACTCTATCCAAAAGCTCAGACGACATCAGTAGCATTGCGCTGTCACCTGAGAAGGACTCACCTTTCACCCGTGTGTCAGACTCTGTGCCTGAGGACGAGGATCTGGTTCACCacgaagatgaggaggaaattCCAATCCATCCTCCATACCCTGAGGTGACCACAGTGACACTGGAcatcacaaatgaaacagaaagtgCTCCAATAGACAATACAGAAAGGCCACCTGGTGCAGCGTCACACAATGAGGAGTTGATGGAGATATCACATGACAAGGTGAACACAGAAATCCTTCGGACAACATCCTCCTCTCTTCAGGAAGTCAGAGACGGCTCGTCAGTGATGGACATCCCGATGTCTGAGCACGACTTCTCTGACCTGCCAAGCCTCGATGTCAGCTTTGACGTGTTCCAGTATGGTGATGTGGCAACCGAAGGCGACAGTAGTGGCTTCTACAGCGGAGCTCAGGGGTCAGATCTGGATGCCATTGCATTACCAACCCGACCTGGTCGAGCCCTCACTGTGTTCTTCAGCTTGAGAGTGACAAACATGGCGTTCTCCATGGACCTTTTCAACAAGAGCTCCCCTGAGTACAAGGCCCTGGAACAACGATTCTTACAGCTGGTGAGGACTCAAAGAATCTGGTCTCCCTGATCAAATCCTCAGACCTGGATATAAAGTtcttgatgtgtttttatgtccacATCACAGCTTGTCCCATACCTGCAGTCCAACTTGAACAACTTCCAGAACCTGGAGATCCTCAACTTCAGGAATGGCAGCATTGTGGTTAACAGCAGGATGAGGTTTGGGAAACCGGTTCCAAAAGGAGTCACAAACGTGGTCTACCTGATCCTGGAGGATTTTGCCAACACGGCCTACCAGACCATGAACCTGGCCATTGATAAGTACTCACTGGATGTGGAatcaggtattttttttatttattttataaatttgttaattttatgatgaatatttaaaagAACCCCCCAAAAGATTAAATAttgaagtaataataataataataataatacacaaagcaataaacacataaacaaacacatttatctAATTCTGTTTACATATTCGAAAAGATGTCCAACTTccacaaatatttgtttgtacAAGATCAAATGacaaacatcagaaacatttttattaacaaaacaaagatgaggTGAACTGGAAGGTACCAGTGCCATAAATAAGTTGAGCAGTCAGAATGTGTGCTTACCATTTGGAAATCATAATTTTTATAACCTTTATTAAATTgattaatgtaatttttttatttccttgtttaGGTTTGTAGTCTCGTTCCAACGTGTTCTTCTTAGTGTGGACATTCAACGTCttaaatagttaaataaaaGTCCTGGAATGGAGGGTTGCTGTTTTCCTGGAAGGGGGCTGTGTCCTTTCGTATGTTGTTGGAtgtgtgtaacagtgtgtggccttcaggttgtgtttgtggacATCCTGGATGTGTCAGCATCCTTATCGGATGTTTCATGCTACTTGGGCTCAGCTGAATCCTCagtttatcagcagcagctcagcagctttGACGGTGTTTCTGCTGTCAGGACTCTGCTCTAATACTGCAGATAATCTGTCTGTGAAGaacctgagcagcagcagggcacACAATGACTCACCGATGAATCAACATCATGGCTGCAGCTTCAACTGCTCTGTGGGGATGCGGGATGGTTCGTGCTTTGGTATCACATGACACCATAGTTCAGACTGAATAATGTTTGGGAAATGTTTCATCTGCGGTTTCAGACAGATTTGAGTCAGATGGTGAAGTTCTTAGTGCCGCCTCCTGAAGTCTcttaatgttttgctttgtacaggaaggacttttattttgacaggtgTCTTGAAATGGCAGAGTGTGGCCACTCTGTCCTCGCGTGGCGTGAGTGTGATGGAGTCggtatatttttttccacagcaggaTGAATCGCCCAGCTGACAATCTGTTTAGGTGAGACGTCCAGTTTCCTTCATCtgtgctgagctgcagctccttAATCTgtctgagccaatcagagcagctCCTGACGCCTGATCGCTCTGAAACACAGCACTGACTCACCAGGACAACTTCATCACTGTAAACCCGCCTACTTCACTTGAGCCAACGCtttccactgcagcagcacgtccaccacagtccatcacagggccgtATGAAATACAATGAAGAACCAAAGTCCTCCCTCTGACTTTCTATCAGCTCCTCCTCGTCTCTAAAGTGTCTTTgtcctcctgctgtttcctgtcaggTGACCGGGCGGATCCCTGTAAGTTCCAGGCTTGCAACAAGTTCTCCAGGTGTATGGTGAACCGGTGGTCAAGCGAGGcagagtgtgtatgtgatgCCGGGTACCTGAGTGTGGACGGCCTGCCCTGTCAGAGTGTATGCGAAGTGCAATACGATTTCTGCCTCAATGATGGCAAATGTGACATCATCCCTGGGAAGGGCGCCATCTGCAGGTGGGGGGAGCCTCAGAGCACGTTTCTTTGTGGGTCACCTGATTCAGAGAGAGTTTCatttttgaattcatttatcttttaaGCAATGAAACATTTAAGAAACGATCATTGAACTAAACTTTCAGCTGGCCTGTTTCACTGTACTCAAACTATTTCCTACAGGTGTCGAGTCGGAGAGAACTGGTGGTATCGTGGTGAGCACTGCGAGGAGTATGTTTCTGAGCCGCTGGTCGTGGGCATTGCCATTGCCTCTGTGGCTGGTTTCCTCATGGTGGCAGCCGGTATAATTTTTTTCCTGGCGCGGACGCTGCGTGAGCAGTATGATGGAGAGGACAGTGAAGATCCACTGAGGCAAGAAACTGCCACATCTAAATCTGTTCCAAATGGCGTCGAAGAGTCAAactaacatttaaattttacCCTTTGTAGACGGGGGGACAGTGTCCCAACGCTGGAGCGCGCCACCAAGTTCAACCCCATGTTTGAGAGTGACCCGGTCACCGCCCAGTACTACCGGCGCTACGAAGATGACGTACCTAGGTACCACTGCCGGCGAGATCCCGGCTTCCCCGAGTACAGCAGCTCTATGAGTGCAGATGGCGCCAAAGACCTCAGCAGTGACGAGATACAACACGTCTACCAGAACACCGCGCTCAGCAAAGAGGTGACTCGTTCATTTGTCGAAGACTGATCACTTGACAGCATCAAACCGATCAGACTCACTGTTTCATTATCATTTGTTCTgtgatgacctctgacccctgcaGGAGATCCAAGAGCGCCTGAGGATCATCGAGTTGTGTTCCAGGGACCAACACTTTGCAGACTTTGTGCGACAAACTCAAGTGTAAGTGGCCTGAAACTGCACTTTGATCCTGATCTCATAGGCTCAGATTAATcaatgaacacacatgcagaaatgaTTAAACAATGTGACAAATAAGTCATAAGTTTatacaaaactgtaaaaatgtgtgtgatggaCCGATTGGAGACTTGGAGTGGCACACAACCGTTGACTTTTGGGCTTTTATTCTGAGACATTCTGTGGTCTGGTCCTGACCTGCCAAAACCACCAAACTAATCCAGTCCTCTCTTCTGTGGGACAGATTCCTGGAGAGGAGGGGCAGCTCCACCACATAGAAGGGAGAGAAAACCATGTCCAGGTAACCTACAGTACTGATGAGCCTTAGCGTTCATTGAGCCAATGACCCCTGTCCAGACAGAGCCTGAATATGGAGCTCTGTGACTGGATGTTTCTTTCAGcagacaaaatgtaatttttttttactcagcatCTTATCGTACCTGGtgtcccctttcaaaataaaagctgagagTTAGAGCAGTGGAATAATCTTCAGCCGTTTAATTGCTGATTCAGTTTATGACCaaatgaagtgaatgaatgtgattcTTGGTTGTTGTTGATTGGGAGAGCTTAAGGTGTCGTCCTCCTCCACCCGTGTCCCAACAGAGTCCGTCCTCCGTCTTGGACTTGAGGAGGAATTTGTCTTCATCTTGCTGCTGATTGGCTTGACCTACTGTAAAGGTGATGACATGCTGAACCTTTGAGGACTCCTTCTTCACTGTGGGACTGGTTTCCTGCTGCAGGGATCCTgcagtgaactctgacctctgcaGGGTCACCTGTTCTTCTGACCTTTATCTGTGTGAATACTTGTTGTTTTCATCTCCTGAGCTGTTTGTTTCTCACTCTTCAGTCTGTGTTCACTGCTGAGAACTTTGTCTTACTCTGCATGTCATGGTTCTGcctgttcctgtttctgtcccAAACAGCACATCGCTGCTATAGCAGAAAGAAACACGTCTCTGAGGTTCTGATTTGTGATGACTAGTCATCAGTGAGAACGTTATCTTTTAGTTTCCATTTCACAGAATCCTTTAGATTGCTTTAAAAATTTTgcatacatgttttttttttccatcgtAGCTATGACTTTGCCCCCTCAGTGCCTTCAGCTCATTGCTGTTTTGGAAGTTGATGATAGACTCTTTTAGCCCTTGATGTTAAATCATAATTAACTTGTCCAACAGGCTGCTTACTGAACGCGAGCCAACACGCCTGCGATTCACAccaatgtttacatttctcaatCGATGCTTGAACGTTAACTGAAGTGTAGTTCATGTGTAGCTCATCACTGTCATCTATGCACATTTTTTAAGTCTGAATGGTGAGTGTTTGCATGTTGTTACTGACAGGAAGTCTATAGCATCATTTTAATTCTTAACAACTAGAGGAATGGTTTTAGAAAATATCTGTTTACACACAATATTAACATGTTAACGTGAGATATCACTTTTTGATTTTGAGATAAGAGCTTGTTAAATTGAGACATTTGCAAAAATGCTTTCCTTTTCCCACATTTGCATGAGCAGTACAACTTGTTAGTGCACAACTTATTTCACTCAGGCTCAGTGTCTTGTCTAAATGAGATAACTTGTTTTTGACCCTTCAACTGAGatacagaaaaaagaataaaggacAAAGTCAGGATTGAACCCTGAGGAATAAAAATGCACCCTGATGACAGAAACATCTCCCcatatttgtttacttttagtTACTTTTCTTCATATGTTTTTCACTTGAATTTCTGCTGAAAGTCAGAAATCTAAATAGAGATGAAATATTTGCAGTAAACAGttgatatttgttgttgtttatttcgatgtgtttgttgtttttttttttttaatctgctgacTCAGTCACGGGTTTCTTGGCCCAACAGTCCAGCTGATTGAGGTGGATGTGTTTGCAGGTTAACCGGTCTgtattgttttctgttgttttctcagATGTACATCCAATTAGAGTAAGTAGACAAGAACAAactgactcactcacacatttcTAAGATAAAAGGACAATGTTTTTCACAGAATTGTCTGTCAACATTAGTTTGTGATAAATTACAGAATGATTTCTTTGTGCTTTCTCTTCAGAGACTTCAAATGTTACTCacagtgttttatatttttaagatGTCTTCAGATGATAAGATGAAACTTTTAAACATGGACTGGTCTATTTAATGGGACGTTTCCTCTATTCTCTTATTTcttgttcttccttttttaaaaaaatgatcctttgtttaatttaaatgcTTTTGGAAAGGTAGTTTTAATTAACAATATTCTGTAATAAGTGTTGAAATGTGCAATTTtacataaacaacaacattcctgtgtatttttatattacttAGAAAAATAGATACAGCAACTGAATTGATTTAGAATTACAGAATGAAGATCATTAAGTAAAAACtgattaatataaataaatctaaatttattCCCGTGTGTGATGGACAGCCTGATTATTGGAGGCTCACGCATGCACGGTGAGGGTCGTCCTGAACTATAGCAACAGGAGAAAAATGGTAAAATGATATGAAGTAATTACATTAGTTATCATGTATTTTGAATTACAGTCAGTCTGAGCCGGAAACCGAGTGACACACAGGTTATTTGTTCAAgttattttgcttattttaccTGATTTCTTCAGGAATAACCGGTGAAAGTGAcaacacatcagaaaaacaaacatgaattgTTGTCGTATTATTAACAGTTTGTAAGTCATATTGTcagtgttttctattttttcccccaaatttTTCCTCTTGCAATTCTGTCGTTTGGACAAATGTACCGaccaaaagaagagaaaatgaactGGTTCCGGATCAGACTGGGCCTGGTTGGCATGTGTGAGTATTCATATCGGAGAAATGGAACATGgatttttaatgtttgattcTATCAAATGCAGTGGCTTTTCTTGCTGTTGCACCAACAGCTTAACAAATTACTGACAAATTGAGCTTTTCTCTATTTAAAAATCTAGCTAAGTTTAGTTGTTATTACGAAGTTCATACTTCTTcctaaaataaaaagctttctGATAGAGTAACTGTATGGGTTAGTTGTACCAGCTGACCTGAAGTGTATCAGTCCAACTAAGAGTTCAGTGACCTGCACACCTTTGAACTTATCATTAAAGGTCACTTGGGGTTCTTTGAGAAGAAAGTGATGTTCAATGTGTTCAGGgttaaaataacttcaaatcAATGTCAGAAAAATTTGTACATATGTCACTGCATATAGATTCTATTTGTGGCTGTTGAACAGATCTCTGTgctgatgttgtgtttgttcagaATTGTGTAATCAGTTGTGTGTGGTATTCAACTCAACACCTGTGTGTCACATGTTCACAAAGGAGAAGTCAAACAGAACCAGACAGACTGATGACAGTGGAAAGAGAATATGTTGGATTTCTTCACAGCGCAGCACAGAAGAATGCTTTAGGGTCCACCACGAGGACCCCAAGGGTCAGTTGTGTAACTGCGAAGACAtggttgtgtctgtgttgtgtcagTGGTTTTCCAGTCTGCTGTTATATCACTGTCTCTGACACCTGTGAGGTTTGTCAGTGCTTCTCTGTAGCTCATCAAGGAACTTCTGAGACCCCACTTGAAAGTCGGCCCCATTGAGCCGCAGGGACGAGGGCCCTTCATCAGTCAATAGGATGATGTGGGGAAAGCACATTGACCTGATGGGGGTACTTGAGGACACAGCTGAAAGTTGGAGATGGGTTATTACCTCCAGAATCACAGCAGCCTGTGGATGGATTGTTTACCATCAAATGGGCCCAATAAGACCAATCAGCAGAGTGCTGTAGAATCTGGACTGAAGGCTGCACCCTGTTTGTCACTCTGTTGGTCGTCCGGATTAATGCACGCCAGTTTGTCcgttcaacatttttatttccatagttgaggaggaggaggatggtgatgatggtgtttCCACAGTCTGATGTTTGGAAAGTTTCAACTCATGAGAAACTTTGGGCTGGTTTGTATCCGATGTATGAAAAGCTGAACCCCctccagttttctgtttgtgtttttccacagttaggttgaagaggaggaaaactttgctcttctgtttttatttttcagttttctggaCAGCTGTGCTTCACCGGTGAGATGGTCCTGGATCTGCAGCCTGACAGTGACGATTACACTTCTGACctgatgtgttgctgctgttactcgatgtttgtgttgaaggaccacactgacacaaacacaatctggaATTGATGTTCCTGCTGATCATTTTCCAAATCATCACAGCCACAAACTGATGCATCATGTggaaaaaggaaagtgtgtTTGG is a window of Echeneis naucrates chromosome 2, fEcheNa1.1, whole genome shotgun sequence DNA encoding:
- the LOC115056353 gene encoding interphotoreceptor matrix proteoglycan 2-like isoform X3; the protein is MAGKCGQLVLWTLGAVLLSGYMWMETVASTDRKLDSERVGHLDELMEEQLFHRGHAALTRTKRNILFPSGIKLCTQETFDQAISNHLIYFHLRVCQETVWEAFKIFWDRLPERAEYQDWVSRCMDSSISVMDIGRSFSQSEEHADLIRSRVAMAATMNNMPITSGPAPCSSEATTIQMGDSGEVFIFGSETTDQSLPTWTPLISAAEVSVKDTAVTSFSETAAPEDVQEPGGSITPGSPASVITDVQVPSEVGDVTEDTEDVESEVGGDVPSDGKDAKTALDTTKEKTAHNIPDFLPEDMALPETLVIEVTPTGEEPPSDAAVVVFTKALTVPMTEAPMPGELGLGTSPKPGAEAPAITKITVFEGQDTKDIPDNALDFIPDMVWTDGDLEKQSEDDPAELTTETEPDAPDQVQAPVLEEPEDDLQQKSTVERSSQWTDRPHTETETTPNVFLITDTESESKQKVKIFISVTPEQDYVSGETEALSQASLLSTTDKPKLTSNLTFEAAILLDEDSDVIEDKQENTTSTGKDALDQTVKEEVTERPDQPEEEAEPRHNEASIVTEDTAEAAFEDVTTLAGVKEKSQTAVEEAEQEIQAGNIKEPQEEMLETTEEPLANEAEVEEKEASVILTKEEPVEATTPTVSEEPPRTETKEQIREPAGEPTEAGEETDDTETAPEPEPVEETKTSKDTEATEELTLEDNIKEKIRPTGEPTRNVKAEEESEHIEEQQEPESEEEFAEELKLTVGTEVVSEEEQADLTVTSEDKTQESDGGEISEVGDITSEEHDGFGEPGTEGMEPDISEAIPKIPFEYDEEVTVIVTVLEDTEVLMPSNEGEETPEPKEMLEPSRDSPGEEPSETSKVVKLSIEVPEVDEKIDPESQSESYLEVMTLSHGGTTSGVETPESPKEHIPEVKLEEGGAPAKVTVAPKEVPHEPGEIISVDLTEEAPSESLDEITPDSFGGVPAEMDRGAAADLTTATTSLEVTTKYIVEYNNGNFPDLTERPYDVEDNVLGNNGFGLEDEEENSIGNEIDDTLLRPPRPLRDQAVELSIKLRGETYNNALRDQSSFHYQQLARHFTQKIEDAFEQLPGFKNVYIVEFRPQKDLDRGLVVLVHYAITLEVDAGGISNETLDFISFKNNMVEKNYPGAAEQPTVVYTITDFRNYITEALHKDNFMTNSSLENAQNLLLPVKPTSQPADVDDNMDNVLAAEKPPDAPSHEVDRSDVYLKKDDFLFNPFHSWKGLQGGEMSENDVFMFDESTAPPQPTESDKMFNLELSLDNTGNIEDEGFLLNNAPGAGDDTPRGDHAVSPVGSAVPPPKPLKTQTGTENTLDDGSGSGFSGDGQGADLWSWQPMVTSDRTGFYNVEDGSLDILPPPDLEETDEEDEGQDGEGVVQFPATENDDELATTESPEVSLPTAGVPVSDESLSNGGFEETILGQVLVTPHISTDPRYTTTTHVPVFSSKGTLTVELSVQTVEASGVYDDYMLTKPHLMMVPATGSPGPETRTPEASTAPTDSPVHMEETTEEVKVISEAETGPVLTSTSLTEGDVAEMEELEFSLSPEVSNSDSSSNKELLPMELQALRESSSEIITEQPLQFGPASRAEVESLEEQHIETIGPSPTATPVLDRDVVVDKVMVITTVTVAPETLSKSSDDISSIALSPEKDSPFTRVSDSVPEDEDLVHHEDEEEIPIHPPYPEVTTVTLDITNETESAPIDNTERPPGAASHNEELMEISHDKVNTEILRTTSSSLQEVRDGSSVMDIPMSEHDFSDLPSLDVSFDVFQYGDVATEGDSSGFYSGAQGSDLDAIALPTRPGRALTVFFSLRVTNMAFSMDLFNKSSPEYKALEQRFLQLLVPYLQSNLNNFQNLEILNFRNGSIVVNSRMRFGKPVPKGVTNVVYLILEDFANTAYQTMNLAIDKYSLDVESGDRADPCKFQACNKFSRCMVNRWSSEAECVCDAGYLSVDGLPCQSVCEVQYDFCLNDGKCDIIPGKGAICRCRVGENWWYRGEHCEEYVSEPLVVGIAIASVAGFLMVAAGIIFFLARTLREQYDGEDSEDPLRRGDSVPTLERATKFNPMFESDPVTAQYYRRYEDDVPRYHCRRDPGFPEYSSSMSADGAKDLSSDEIQHVYQNTALSKEEIQERLRIIELCSRDQHFADFVRQTQVFLERRGSSTT